In one window of Streptomyces sp. FXJ1.172 DNA:
- a CDS encoding TetR family transcriptional regulator: protein MDTTQRTEQQRSADRRRRELLEAADRVVLRDGPQASMNAIAAEAGITKPILYRHFGDKGGLYAALAKRHTDALLDSLRAALDAPADRRERVESTLDTYLAAIEARPQVYRFLMHPAEGSSGGDQGFDVGKHSAPLLRRMGEELAQVIEERVDLGPGSQQLARVWGHGIVGMMHAAGDWWLGERPCSRSELVRSLADLLWGRLAAAGDKMGGPGF from the coding sequence ATGGACACCACACAGCGGACCGAGCAGCAGCGGTCCGCCGACCGCCGACGGCGCGAGCTGCTGGAGGCCGCCGACCGGGTGGTGCTGCGCGACGGCCCGCAGGCGTCGATGAACGCGATCGCGGCGGAGGCCGGGATCACGAAGCCGATCCTGTACCGCCACTTCGGCGACAAGGGAGGCCTATACGCCGCCCTGGCGAAGCGGCACACGGACGCGCTGCTCGACTCGCTGCGCGCCGCTCTGGACGCTCCCGCCGACCGGCGGGAGCGGGTCGAGTCCACGCTGGACACCTATCTCGCGGCGATCGAGGCACGCCCCCAGGTGTACCGGTTCCTGATGCACCCCGCCGAGGGGAGCAGTGGGGGCGACCAGGGCTTCGACGTCGGCAAGCACAGCGCGCCGCTGCTCCGCAGGATGGGCGAGGAGCTGGCCCAGGTGATCGAGGAGCGGGTCGACCTCGGGCCCGGGAGCCAGCAGCTCGCGCGGGTGTGGGGGCACGGGATCGTCGGGATGATGCATGCCGCGGGTGACTGGTGGCTGGGGGAACGCCCCTGCTCCCGGAGCGAGTTGGTGCGCTCGCTCGCGGATCTGCTGTGGGGGCGGCTCGCCGCCGCGGGGGACAAGATGGGCGGCCCGGGATTCTAG
- a CDS encoding acyl-CoA dehydrogenase family protein encodes MAEFTMELNDEQKEVRDWLHGFAADVIRPAAAEWDEREETPWPVIQEAAKVGIYSLDFYAQQYFDATGLGIPMAMEELFWGDAGIALSIVGTGLAAVGVLANGTEEQIGTWIPQMYGDPNDVKVAAFCSSEPDAGSDVASMRTRAVYDEAKDEWVINGTKTWATNGGIANVHVVVASVDAELGSKGHASFIVPPGTPGLAQGQKFKKHGIRASHTAEVVLDNVRVPGSCLLGGKEKLDERLARAREKARQGGERVKNAAMATFEASRPAVGAMAVGTARAAYEVALDYARTREQFGRPIIDNQGVAFQLADMRTQVDAARLLVWRASWMAVNGKPFTAAEGSMSKLFASETAKKVTAQAIQILGGNGYTREYPVERMHRDSAIYTIFEGTSEIQRLVIARTLSGMPIR; translated from the coding sequence ATGGCCGAGTTCACCATGGAGCTGAACGACGAACAGAAGGAAGTCCGGGACTGGCTCCATGGCTTCGCCGCCGACGTGATCCGCCCCGCGGCCGCCGAGTGGGACGAGCGCGAGGAGACTCCCTGGCCGGTGATCCAGGAGGCCGCGAAGGTCGGCATCTACTCCCTCGACTTCTACGCGCAGCAGTACTTCGACGCCACCGGGCTCGGTATCCCGATGGCCATGGAGGAGCTGTTCTGGGGCGACGCGGGCATCGCCCTGTCCATTGTGGGCACCGGCCTCGCCGCCGTGGGCGTACTCGCCAACGGAACCGAGGAGCAGATCGGCACCTGGATCCCGCAGATGTACGGCGACCCGAACGATGTCAAGGTCGCCGCGTTCTGCTCCTCCGAGCCCGACGCCGGCTCCGACGTGGCCTCCATGCGCACACGTGCCGTGTACGACGAGGCCAAGGACGAGTGGGTGATCAACGGCACGAAGACCTGGGCGACCAACGGCGGCATCGCGAACGTCCATGTCGTCGTCGCCAGCGTCGACGCGGAGCTGGGCTCCAAGGGCCACGCCTCCTTCATCGTCCCGCCGGGCACCCCGGGCCTCGCGCAGGGCCAGAAGTTCAAGAAGCACGGCATCCGCGCCTCGCACACCGCCGAGGTCGTCCTCGACAACGTCCGCGTTCCCGGCTCCTGCCTGCTGGGCGGCAAGGAGAAGCTGGACGAGCGGCTGGCCCGGGCGCGGGAGAAGGCCCGGCAGGGCGGTGAGCGCGTCAAGAACGCGGCGATGGCCACGTTCGAGGCGTCCCGCCCGGCGGTCGGCGCCATGGCGGTCGGCACCGCCCGGGCCGCGTACGAGGTCGCCCTCGACTACGCCAGGACCCGGGAGCAGTTCGGCCGGCCCATCATCGACAACCAGGGCGTGGCCTTCCAGCTCGCGGACATGCGGACGCAGGTCGACGCGGCCCGGCTGCTCGTGTGGCGGGCGTCGTGGATGGCGGTCAACGGCAAGCCGTTCACCGCCGCCGAAGGGTCCATGTCCAAGCTCTTCGCCAGCGAGACCGCGAAGAAGGTGACCGCACAGGCGATCCAGATCCTCGGCGGTAACGGCTACACCCGGGAGTACCCGGTCGAGCGCATGCACCGGGACAGCGCGATCTACACGATCTTCGAGGGCACGAGCGAGATCCAGCGGCTGGTGATCGCCCGCACCCTCTCGGGCATGCCCATCCGCTAA
- a CDS encoding cupin domain-containing protein, whose amino-acid sequence MTWTQGVTEGLYVPPGHGRVVETPAQRVTFKVTGTHSRMASTFEVEVPPGFDVGAHVHTRSEELFYVLEGELDVLAFEPRIRTPDNWAKWESGSGRRVVRATPGTVIVVPPGCPHAFANPTDTPAKMFFQASPPPDHERYFEELLEILGNGGPPDQEAIEALRAKYDIEQLTPLRHR is encoded by the coding sequence ATGACCTGGACGCAGGGAGTGACGGAGGGCCTGTACGTGCCGCCGGGCCACGGCCGTGTCGTCGAGACACCGGCCCAGCGTGTGACGTTCAAGGTCACCGGCACGCACTCGCGGATGGCCTCCACCTTCGAGGTGGAGGTCCCGCCGGGCTTCGACGTGGGCGCCCATGTGCACACGCGCAGCGAGGAGTTGTTCTACGTCCTGGAGGGCGAACTCGACGTCCTCGCCTTCGAGCCCCGCATCCGCACACCCGACAACTGGGCGAAGTGGGAGTCCGGTTCGGGCCGCAGGGTGGTCCGGGCGACACCGGGCACGGTGATCGTCGTACCACCGGGATGTCCGCACGCGTTCGCTAACCCGACGGACACCCCGGCGAAGATGTTCTTCCAGGCCTCTCCCCCACCGGACCACGAGCGCTACTTCGAGGAGCTGCTGGAGATCCTGGGCAACGGCGGCCCACCCGACCAGGAAGCGATCGAGGCCCTGAGGGCGAAGTACGACATCGAGCAGCTGACGCCGCTCAGGCATCGTTAG
- a CDS encoding cytochrome P450, translating to MTEETLTETLPPIRHWPALDLTGTDFDPVLRELMREGPVTRIQLPNGEGWAWLVTRYDDVRMVTNDARFSREAVMDKPVTRLAPHFIPDPGAVGFLDPPDHTRLRRSVAAAFTAKGVERVRDRARTMLDELVDELLQDGPPADLTATILSPFPIAVICEMMGVPAADRHTMHTWTQRILSSSHGKEVSEKAKREMAAYFSDLIGLRENSTAEDVTSLLGAAVGRGEVTLGEAVGLAVLLQIGGEAVTNNSGQMFYLLLTRPDLVDVLRERPEIRPRAIDELLRYIPHRNAVGLSRIAMADVEIRGTRIRAGDPVYVSYLAANRDPEVFPDPETIDFSRSPNPHVSFGFGPHYCPGGQLARLEQELLVDTLLDRVPGLRLAVPPQQVPFKKGALIRGPEAVPVTW from the coding sequence ATGACGGAAGAGACGCTCACCGAGACACTGCCCCCGATCCGGCACTGGCCGGCGCTCGATCTGACCGGGACGGACTTCGACCCGGTGCTGAGAGAGCTGATGCGCGAGGGACCGGTCACCCGCATCCAGCTGCCCAACGGCGAGGGCTGGGCATGGCTGGTGACCCGGTACGACGACGTGCGCATGGTGACCAACGACGCCCGCTTCAGCCGCGAGGCCGTCATGGACAAGCCGGTCACCCGGCTGGCCCCGCACTTCATCCCGGACCCGGGCGCGGTCGGCTTCCTCGATCCGCCCGACCACACGCGGCTGCGCCGCTCGGTGGCCGCCGCGTTCACCGCGAAGGGCGTGGAGCGGGTGCGGGACCGGGCGCGCACCATGCTGGACGAGCTGGTCGACGAACTCCTCCAGGACGGCCCGCCCGCCGATCTGACGGCCACGATCCTCAGCCCGTTCCCGATCGCGGTGATCTGCGAGATGATGGGTGTCCCCGCCGCCGACCGGCACACCATGCACACCTGGACGCAGCGGATCCTGTCCTCCTCGCACGGCAAGGAGGTCAGCGAGAAGGCCAAGCGGGAGATGGCCGCCTACTTCTCCGACCTGATCGGGCTGCGCGAGAACAGCACGGCCGAGGACGTGACCTCGCTGCTCGGCGCCGCCGTGGGCCGCGGCGAGGTCACCCTGGGCGAGGCCGTGGGGCTCGCCGTCCTCCTGCAGATCGGCGGCGAGGCGGTCACCAACAACAGCGGCCAGATGTTCTACCTGCTGCTGACCCGGCCCGACCTGGTGGACGTGCTGCGCGAGCGTCCGGAGATCCGCCCCCGGGCGATCGACGAACTCCTGCGCTACATCCCGCACCGCAACGCGGTCGGACTGTCCCGCATCGCCATGGCGGACGTGGAGATCCGGGGCACGCGGATCCGCGCGGGCGATCCGGTGTACGTCTCCTACCTGGCCGCCAACCGCGACCCGGAGGTCTTCCCCGACCCGGAGACCATCGACTTCTCCCGCAGTCCCAACCCCCATGTCTCCTTCGGCTTCGGCCCGCACTACTGCCCCGGCGGCCAGCTGGCCCGGCTGGAGCAGGAGTTGCTGGTGGACACCCTGCTGGACCGGGTGCCGGGCCTGCGCCTGGCCGTGCCGCCGCAGCAGGTGCCCTTCAAGAAGGGCGCGCTGATCCGGGGTCCCGAAGCCGTGCCGGTGACCTGGTGA
- a CDS encoding type III polyketide synthase — protein sequence MATLCRPAVSVPEHVITMEETLELARSRHADHPQLPLALRLIENTGVKTRHIVQPIEETLRHPGFEERNKLYEAEAKARVPAVIQRALDDAELLTTDIDVIIYVSCTGFMMPSLTAWLINEMDFDSTTRQLPIAQLGCAAGGAAINRAHDFCAAYPEANALIVACEFCSLCYQPTDLGVGSLLSNGLFGDGIAAAVVRGKGGTGIELERNGSYLIPKTEEWIMYDVRATGFHFLLDKRVPATMEPLAPALQDLAGMHGWDASDLDFYIVHAGGPRILDDLSKFLQVDPHAFRFSRATLTEYGNIASGVVLDALRRMFDEGGAEHRARGLLAGFGPGITAEMALGRWRGFDRETA from the coding sequence ATGGCGACTTTGTGCAGACCGGCAGTGTCGGTTCCGGAACACGTGATCACGATGGAGGAGACGCTGGAGCTGGCGCGTTCCCGTCACGCGGACCACCCTCAACTCCCGCTCGCACTCCGGCTGATCGAGAACACCGGCGTCAAGACCCGGCACATCGTGCAGCCCATCGAGGAAACCCTGCGGCACCCCGGCTTCGAGGAGCGCAACAAGCTCTACGAGGCCGAGGCCAAGGCCAGGGTCCCCGCGGTGATACAGCGGGCGCTCGACGATGCCGAACTCCTCACCACCGACATCGACGTGATCATCTACGTCTCGTGCACGGGCTTCATGATGCCCTCGCTCACGGCGTGGCTGATCAACGAGATGGACTTCGACTCCACCACCCGGCAGCTCCCCATAGCCCAGCTGGGCTGTGCGGCCGGCGGCGCGGCGATCAACCGGGCCCACGACTTCTGCGCGGCCTACCCCGAGGCCAACGCGCTGATCGTGGCCTGCGAGTTCTGCTCGCTGTGCTACCAGCCCACCGACCTCGGCGTCGGCTCGCTGCTGTCCAACGGCCTGTTCGGTGACGGCATAGCCGCCGCCGTGGTCCGCGGCAAGGGCGGTACCGGCATCGAGCTGGAGCGCAACGGCTCGTACCTGATCCCGAAGACCGAAGAGTGGATCATGTACGACGTCCGGGCGACCGGCTTCCACTTCCTGCTCGACAAGCGGGTGCCGGCCACCATGGAACCGCTGGCCCCGGCGTTGCAGGATCTCGCCGGCATGCACGGCTGGGACGCGTCCGACCTGGACTTCTACATCGTCCACGCGGGCGGGCCGCGCATCCTCGACGACCTGAGCAAGTTCCTCCAGGTCGACCCGCACGCGTTCCGGTTCAGCCGGGCCACCCTCACCGAGTACGGCAACATCGCCTCCGGCGTCGTGCTGGACGCGCTGCGCCGGATGTTCGACGAGGGCGGCGCCGAGCACCGGGCGCGCGGGCTCCTCGCCGGGTTCGGGCCCGGCATCACCGCGGAAATGGCGCTGGGCCGCTGGCGCGGCTTCGACCGAGAAACGGCATGA